The DNA segment CCGCTGCGTGCAGTACCTCACCGCGCTCACGGACCGGCGCTACCAGGGCGTGGAGTGGGACCGCGAGGGCAACGCCTTCCTGCTCACTCAGAACAGCCGCGTCCCGGTGGGAGAGCTGTCCCCGAAGGACATCGACCTCTACTACCTGGCGCTGCGCCTGACGGTGGTGGAGAAGACGTGCGCCCGGGTGAAGCGCCCCTTCCTCCTGGACGACGTGCTGACGGGCGTGGACGAGGCGAAGCTGCCCCTCGTCGCCCGCATGCTCAAGCACCTGGGCACGCTCACGCAGGTCCTGCACGTCACCGCCCACCCGGGCTTCGGCCAGATGTCGGACGGCACCGTTAACGTCTAGCCGCCGCCGGAATCACAAGGGGCGGCGGGGACGGAAATGGGGACGCGGCGGGACGTGGGCGACGTGGCGGAGGCGGAGGGCGTGCGCCTGCTGGAGTCGCAGGGCTTCCGGGTGGTGGCGCGCAACTGGACGTGCCGCTACGGCGAGCTGGACATCGTGGCGGAGCAAGGGGAGCTCGTGTGCTTCGTGGAGGTGCGCATGCGCTCCACGGCGGCGTGGGGAGACCCGTCGCACACCGTGTCCTTCGCCAAGCAGCGCCGGGTGGTGAAGGCCGCGTTGCACTACCTCTTCCAGAACGGCATCGACGGGCGCATGGTGCGCTTCGACGTCATCTCCGTCGTGGGCCAGGGCGAGCACGCCCGGGTGGAGCACCTGCCCGCCGCCTTCGACGCTGGCATGTAAAGGAATCCGTCCCTTGGCTGGAACGCTCTACCTCGTGGCCACGCCCATCGGGAACCTGGGGGACGTCACCGCCCGGGCCCTGGAGACGCTGCGCACCGTCGGCCTCCTCGCGTGCGAGGACACCCGGCACTCGCGCATCCTGTTGGATCACTTCGGCATCACTGGGAAGGACCTGGTGAGCCTGCCCGCCTTCGCGGAGGGGCAGCGCGCCGGACGCATCCTGGACCGCATCGAGGCGGGGGAGGACTGCGCGCTCGTCACCGACGCGGGCAGTCCCGGCATCAGCGACCCGGGCGAGAAGCTGGTGGCGG comes from the Corallococcus exiguus genome and includes:
- a CDS encoding YraN family protein, whose amino-acid sequence is MGTRRDVGDVAEAEGVRLLESQGFRVVARNWTCRYGELDIVAEQGELVCFVEVRMRSTAAWGDPSHTVSFAKQRRVVKAALHYLFQNGIDGRMVRFDVISVVGQGEHARVEHLPAAFDAGM